A window of Roseburia hominis A2-183 genomic DNA:
GAAAAAAGAGGGGAAAAGCACGGAAAACATGGCCCATACATAGAATGTATCAATAAAGCTTTTCAGGTGCGTTGTGAAAACTTTCTTATCTCCGCTCACACCAGAACAGGAAATGGAATGCCTGAAAAAAATGAAAGACGGCGACCTTGAGGCAAAAAAAGAACTGACGCTTCGGAATATGCGCCTGGTAGCGCACGTGGCGAAAAAATATCAGAATTCCGATGAAGATATGGAAGATCTGATCTCCATCGGAACCATCGGTCTGATCAAGGCAATCTCTACTTATAAAGAAGATTACGGAAGCCGCCTGGCAACTTACGCGGCGAGATGCATTGACAATGAACTGCTGATGCATTTCCGTTCCAAAAAGAAGACGGCCAGAGAGGTCTCTCTGTATGAACCGATCGGAACGGACAAAGAGGGCAATCAGATTCATCTGCTGGATATTGTGGAGAGCGATGAACCGGATGTGGTGGAGACGATCGAGACCGACAGACGCACCAGAGAGGTGCTGGCACTTGTGCCGAAGCTGCTTTCCGGCAGGGAGCGCTATATCATAGAAAACCGGTACGGTCTCTATGCCTGTAAACCGATGACACAGCGTGAGATTGCAGCGGCGCTTGGAATATCCCGCTCGTATGTGTCGAGAATCGAGAAACGGGCGCTGGAAAAACTGCGAAAAGGAATGGAAAGCGCGGGGGGCGGGAGATAAATTGCCGCTTCCCTTTTTCTACAAATGATGTTATACTAAACATGTCTTTTTAACAAATGTATTTTCTAAGATATTCAGCAGTGTTCACTGCACAGAGATTCCAGATCTTTCTATAATGAAAAGGAGAACAGGTTGTATAGCAGAGTAGCAACAGCAACGATACGCGGTATCCAGAGTGTGCCTGTCTGCGTGGAAGCGGATGTGAGCGACGGGATGCCTGTTTTTGAGATGGTCGGTTTTCTGGCGTCTGAGGTCAAAGAAGCCAGGGAGCGGGTGCGCACAGCGCTCCGCAATGTGGGGTGTGCGCTGCCGCCGCGCAGAATTACCGTGAATTTTATGCCGGCGGACATCCGCAAATCCGGAGCCGGGTTTGATCTGCCGATCGCAGTGGCGGTGCTGGCTGCGATGGGAAGGCTTCCGCATGCGGTACTGGATGATGTGCTGATCGTGGGTGAGATCGGATTAAACGGCGTGGTGCAGCCGGTTCACGGCGTGCTCCCGATGGTGGCGGAGGCAAAGGA
This region includes:
- the sigK gene encoding RNA polymerase sporulation sigma factor SigK, with product MKTFLSPLTPEQEMECLKKMKDGDLEAKKELTLRNMRLVAHVAKKYQNSDEDMEDLISIGTIGLIKAISTYKEDYGSRLATYAARCIDNELLMHFRSKKKTAREVSLYEPIGTDKEGNQIHLLDIVESDEPDVVETIETDRRTREVLALVPKLLSGRERYIIENRYGLYACKPMTQREIAAALGISRSYVSRIEKRALEKLRKGMESAGGGR